A single region of the Streptomyces sp. NBC_00425 genome encodes:
- a CDS encoding ferredoxin: MAMTRTRTLRIDRIACTGQGLCAELLPELIDLDEWGYPIAVDPTVPENLRTHARRAVAACPRLALRIDDGPA, translated from the coding sequence ATGGCGATGACCCGCACCCGGACCCTGCGCATCGACCGCATCGCCTGCACCGGCCAGGGCCTGTGCGCCGAACTGCTCCCCGAACTGATCGACCTCGATGAATGGGGTTACCCGATCGCCGTGGACCCGACCGTGCCCGAGAACCTGCGCACCCACGCCCGCCGAGCCGTCGCCGCCTGCCCCCGCCTGGCCCTCCGCATCGACGACGGACCGGCATGA
- a CDS encoding glycoside hydrolase family 65 protein: MSDWTWEYEGYDPAAEQLREALCTLGNGYFATRGAVPECRASLTHYPATYAAGVYDRLESAVAGRRVVNEDLVNLPNWLLLRFRLRPADGTVGPWFSPDTRRPTDHRHVLDLRRATLTRTFRFHDDEGRVLSVEQVRLVHMADPHLAALRTVFTAENWSGEVEIESGLDAEVINGNVHRYRALESRHVTRVHTGAREPRTLWLTCRTRTSDVGVALAARTVVGGPSPASSELGTVRRRVVHHLVVPMAPGRPVTVDKTVALHTSRDAAISDPLEAALDRVSTAGDFPALLSCHAAAWERLWRRAEIEVPGRAGRVLRLHLFHVLQTLSPHTGGLDVGVPARGLHGEAYRGHVFWDELFVLPYLNLHFPEVSRALLNYRHRRLPRACRSAAAVGRRGAMYPWQSGSDGREETQERHLNPRSGRWLPDHSRLQRHVGSAVAYNVWQYCEATGDTEFLQTKGAEMLLQIARFWADLAVLDPAAGRYRIRGVVGPDEYHDSYPGAALPGLDDNAYTNVMAVWVLARALDLVGRLPVWRREELLDRIRLDGDELTRWEDVSRRLTVPFHEGVISQFAGYGELAELDWDAYRERYGDIRRLDRILEAEGDTVNRYKASKQADVLMLGYLFSPAELRGLFRRLGYDLEDEVWRRSVDYYLRRTSHGSTLSGLVHGLVLARARRADAWRYIQEALEADIADIQGGTTGEGVHLGAMAGTLDLVQRGLTGLETREGALWLDPVPLPALSEYGFSLRYRGHWGITVRRRSGRLQIGIPDSEESSIRVVLPDRAVTVAPGETCTLVLPEEGSARTGTPVPGPDS, translated from the coding sequence ATGTCGGACTGGACGTGGGAGTACGAGGGGTACGACCCCGCCGCCGAGCAGTTGCGCGAAGCACTGTGCACGCTCGGCAACGGCTACTTCGCCACGCGCGGCGCCGTGCCCGAGTGCCGGGCGAGTCTGACCCACTACCCGGCCACCTACGCGGCCGGGGTCTACGACCGCCTGGAGTCGGCCGTGGCGGGACGCCGGGTGGTGAACGAGGACCTGGTGAACCTGCCGAACTGGCTCCTCCTGAGATTCCGCCTCCGCCCCGCCGACGGGACGGTGGGCCCGTGGTTCTCCCCCGACACCCGCCGGCCGACCGACCACCGGCACGTTCTGGACCTGCGCCGAGCCACGCTGACCCGCACCTTCCGGTTCCACGACGACGAGGGGCGCGTGCTCAGCGTCGAACAGGTCCGCCTCGTGCACATGGCCGATCCTCACCTGGCCGCGCTGCGGACGGTGTTCACGGCCGAGAACTGGTCCGGCGAGGTCGAGATCGAGTCCGGCCTCGACGCAGAGGTGATCAACGGCAACGTGCACCGGTACCGCGCCCTCGAAAGCCGCCACGTCACCCGCGTGCACACAGGGGCGCGGGAGCCCCGGACGCTCTGGCTGACCTGCCGGACCAGGACCTCGGACGTCGGCGTCGCCCTGGCCGCCCGGACGGTCGTCGGCGGCCCGTCGCCGGCTTCTTCGGAGCTCGGAACCGTGCGCCGCCGCGTCGTGCACCACCTGGTGGTCCCGATGGCGCCGGGCCGCCCCGTGACGGTGGACAAGACCGTGGCGCTGCACACCTCACGCGACGCTGCCATCAGCGACCCGCTCGAGGCAGCGCTGGACCGGGTGTCCACGGCGGGGGACTTCCCGGCCCTGCTGAGCTGCCATGCCGCGGCCTGGGAGCGGCTGTGGCGGCGAGCGGAGATCGAGGTGCCCGGCAGGGCCGGCCGCGTCCTGCGCCTCCACCTCTTCCACGTCCTGCAGACGTTGTCGCCGCACACCGGGGGCCTGGACGTGGGGGTCCCGGCCCGGGGACTGCACGGTGAGGCGTACCGGGGCCACGTCTTCTGGGACGAGCTGTTCGTCCTGCCCTACCTCAACCTGCACTTCCCGGAAGTCTCCCGAGCGTTGCTGAACTACCGTCACCGGCGCCTGCCACGGGCCTGCCGGTCTGCCGCCGCGGTCGGCCGGCGGGGCGCGATGTACCCGTGGCAGAGCGGCAGCGACGGCCGTGAGGAGACCCAGGAACGGCATCTCAACCCCCGCTCCGGGCGCTGGCTGCCGGACCACTCGCGGCTCCAGCGCCACGTGGGCTCGGCCGTCGCCTACAACGTGTGGCAGTACTGCGAGGCAACCGGAGACACCGAGTTCCTGCAGACCAAGGGCGCGGAGATGCTCCTGCAGATCGCCCGTTTCTGGGCGGATCTCGCGGTCCTGGACCCCGCCGCGGGCCGCTACCGCATCCGCGGTGTGGTCGGCCCCGACGAGTACCACGACTCCTACCCGGGCGCCGCCCTGCCGGGCCTGGACGACAACGCGTACACCAACGTCATGGCCGTCTGGGTCCTCGCCCGCGCCCTGGACCTCGTGGGGCGCCTGCCCGTGTGGCGCAGGGAGGAACTGCTCGACCGCATCCGGCTGGACGGCGACGAGCTCACGAGGTGGGAGGACGTCTCCCGGCGGCTGACGGTGCCGTTCCACGAGGGTGTCATCAGTCAGTTCGCGGGCTACGGCGAGCTCGCCGAGCTGGACTGGGACGCCTACCGGGAGCGGTACGGCGACATCCGGCGGCTGGACCGGATTCTGGAGGCGGAGGGCGACACGGTCAACCGCTACAAGGCGTCGAAGCAGGCCGACGTCCTGATGCTCGGCTACCTCTTCTCACCGGCCGAGCTGCGGGGCCTGTTCCGGCGTCTCGGGTACGACCTGGAGGACGAGGTGTGGCGCAGGAGCGTCGACTACTACCTCCGGCGCACCAGCCACGGCTCCACGCTCAGCGGGCTGGTCCACGGCCTCGTCCTCGCCAGGGCCAGACGAGCCGACGCCTGGCGGTACATCCAGGAGGCGCTCGAGGCCGACATCGCCGACATTCAGGGCGGCACGACCGGCGAGGGCGTCCATCTCGGAGCCATGGCCGGAACCCTCGACCTGGTCCAGCGGGGCCTGACGGGACTGGAGACGCGTGAAGGCGCCCTGTGGCTCGACCCGGTGCCGCTGCCGGCGCTCTCCGAGTACGGCTTCTCGCTGCGTTACCGCGGTCACTGGGGCATTACCGTCCGACGCCGGAGCGGACGTCTGCAGATCGGCATACCCGACTCGGAGGAGTCGTCCATCCGTGTCGTACTCCCCGACCGAGCCGTGACCGTCGCTCCGGGCGAGACCTGCACGCTGGTGCTGCCCGAAGAGGGGTCCGCCCGGACGGGCACGCCGGTCCCCGGGCCTGACTCATGA
- a CDS encoding universal stress protein: protein MELPLVVGVDGSDSSLEAVDWAVDEGARHGVPVRLVYASRWERYEGGRPSFTTGRPSDVVLADHVIASCTERARLRNPELKVSGEVVPDDAASALLHAAPESFALVTGSRGRSETAGLLLGSVSLTVAARAVCPVVVVRGVEPNRQGSHGRVVVGVGDSTEGSATVRFALKEAETRGCALEAVHAWRRPAHEHTDQPLAEDDAVRAHEERASALLTDALRDAGHPQVDVRRRAVEGPAHRALLDASADADLIVVGALRRHGHFGLQLGRVAHALLHHSECPVAVVPQRA, encoded by the coding sequence ATGGAGCTCCCCCTGGTGGTGGGTGTCGATGGGTCGGATTCCAGCCTGGAGGCCGTGGACTGGGCGGTCGACGAGGGGGCACGTCACGGCGTGCCGGTGCGGCTCGTCTACGCCTCCCGGTGGGAGCGGTACGAGGGAGGCCGCCCGTCGTTCACCACCGGTCGCCCGTCCGATGTGGTCCTGGCGGACCACGTCATCGCGTCCTGCACCGAGCGCGCCCGGCTCCGCAACCCGGAGCTGAAGGTGTCGGGCGAAGTGGTGCCCGACGACGCGGCGTCCGCCTTGCTGCATGCCGCCCCAGAGTCCTTCGCCCTGGTCACGGGCTCCCGCGGCCGCAGTGAGACGGCAGGGTTGCTCCTGGGCTCGGTCAGCCTCACGGTGGCGGCCCGGGCCGTCTGCCCGGTCGTCGTGGTCCGTGGCGTCGAGCCGAACCGACAGGGCTCCCACGGCAGGGTCGTGGTCGGCGTCGGCGACTCCACCGAAGGCTCTGCCACCGTACGGTTCGCGCTCAAGGAAGCCGAGACGCGCGGCTGCGCACTCGAAGCGGTACACGCCTGGCGCCGTCCCGCCCACGAGCACACGGACCAACCCCTGGCCGAGGACGACGCCGTCCGGGCCCACGAGGAACGGGCCTCCGCCCTCCTCACCGACGCCCTGCGCGACGCCGGCCATCCTCAGGTCGACGTGCGTCGCCGAGCCGTCGAGGGCCCCGCTCACCGCGCTCTCCTGGACGCATCCGCCGACGCCGACCTCATCGTTGTGGGAGCTCTGCGCAGGCACGGTCACTTCGGTCTGCAGCTCGGCAGGGTCGCCCATGCCCTGCTGCACCACTCCGAATGCCCCGTGGCCGTCGTCCCGCAGCGCGCCTGA
- a CDS encoding Crp/Fnr family transcriptional regulator, giving the protein MSKEHREQLMALAREVSFVTGERIFDEGAEADRFWIIHTGTVALDLQVPGRQAAAIETLGAGRLLGWSWLVPPHRWHLGAEATSPVRAYEFDAAPVREMCARDPGLDHELCTYVSGVLARRLRSARVRLLDLYAPHGAGEVP; this is encoded by the coding sequence ATGAGCAAGGAGCACCGCGAGCAGCTCATGGCGCTGGCACGTGAGGTGTCGTTCGTGACGGGCGAGCGCATCTTCGACGAGGGCGCGGAGGCCGACCGTTTCTGGATCATTCACACGGGCACAGTCGCTCTCGACCTCCAGGTGCCCGGCCGGCAGGCAGCGGCCATCGAGACGCTCGGCGCCGGAAGGCTGCTGGGCTGGTCCTGGCTCGTCCCTCCGCACCGCTGGCATTTGGGAGCCGAGGCCACCAGCCCGGTGCGGGCCTACGAGTTCGACGCGGCCCCGGTGCGTGAGATGTGCGCCCGGGACCCGGGACTGGACCACGAGCTGTGCACCTATGTCTCCGGAGTGCTCGCGCGTCGGCTCAGGTCCGCTCGGGTGAGGCTGCTCGACCTGTACGCGCCCCATGGCGCCGGCGAGGTGCCCTGA
- a CDS encoding CBS domain-containing protein, giving the protein MPETPHIVDDVMTQTVVAVGRDAPFKEIVRTMEQWKVSAMPVLEGEGRVIGVVSEADLLPKEEFREGAQGLYEQRQRLSDVAKAGATTAGDLMSTPAVTVHPDAALAQAARIMAVRRVKRLPVVDDIGMLQGVVSRADLLKVFLRSDDDIEEEVRRTVVSYLFPAFSHAIHVNVNEGVVTLRGHLHDTSLISVAVRLVRAVEGVVDVEPHLTGESGTPARTAGTR; this is encoded by the coding sequence ATGCCCGAGACCCCGCACATCGTGGACGACGTGATGACCCAGACGGTCGTGGCAGTCGGACGCGACGCGCCCTTCAAGGAAATCGTGCGGACCATGGAGCAGTGGAAGGTCAGTGCGATGCCGGTGCTGGAGGGCGAAGGCCGCGTCATCGGCGTCGTCTCCGAGGCCGACCTGCTGCCCAAGGAGGAGTTCCGCGAAGGCGCACAGGGCCTCTACGAGCAGCGACAGCGTCTGTCCGACGTCGCCAAGGCCGGGGCGACGACGGCCGGGGACCTCATGAGCACTCCCGCCGTCACGGTGCACCCCGACGCCGCGCTGGCCCAGGCCGCGAGGATCATGGCCGTCCGTCGCGTCAAGCGGCTGCCGGTGGTCGACGACATCGGCATGCTTCAGGGCGTCGTCAGCCGCGCCGATCTGCTGAAGGTCTTCCTGCGGTCGGACGACGACATCGAGGAGGAGGTCCGCCGCACCGTGGTGTCCTACCTCTTCCCGGCCTTCAGCCACGCCATCCACGTGAACGTGAACGAGGGAGTCGTCACGCTCCGTGGACACCTCCACGACACCTCTCTCATCTCTGTCGCAGTGCGCCTCGTCCGCGCCGTCGAGGGCGTCGTGGACGTCGAACCCCACCTCACCGGCGAGTCGGGGACTCCGGCGCGAACGGCTGGGACGCGGTGA
- a CDS encoding potassium channel family protein: protein MKVLIAGAGRLGAQIAQVLSAARNEVTLIDADDDRLAELEGRIPVRLVAGDACEPPLLEAAGALTADLVIAATGDDEDNLVISLLAKRQFSVPRVAARVNDAENTWLFDERWGVDASVPAAAPLISLIEEATGATDTVALLRLSKAGVDVIETAITPESRTSGLALGDVRLPEGTVVATIVRDGQPTVPDPSTLLRPGDELLLVSHTATEQEIHEAFH, encoded by the coding sequence GTGAAGGTACTCATCGCCGGCGCGGGACGGCTCGGCGCCCAGATCGCGCAGGTGCTTTCCGCGGCCCGGAACGAGGTCACGCTGATCGACGCCGACGACGACCGGCTGGCCGAACTGGAGGGCCGCATCCCGGTACGGCTGGTGGCGGGGGACGCCTGCGAACCGCCCCTCCTGGAAGCCGCCGGTGCCCTGACCGCCGACCTCGTCATCGCCGCCACCGGTGACGACGAGGACAACCTGGTGATCAGTCTGCTCGCCAAACGACAGTTCTCGGTGCCCCGCGTGGCCGCCCGCGTCAACGACGCCGAGAACACCTGGCTGTTCGACGAACGCTGGGGCGTCGACGCCTCCGTCCCCGCCGCCGCCCCGCTGATCTCCCTCATCGAGGAGGCCACCGGCGCCACCGACACGGTCGCCCTGCTACGGCTCAGCAAGGCCGGTGTCGACGTCATCGAAACGGCCATCACGCCGGAGTCCAGGACCTCAGGGCTTGCGCTGGGAGACGTCAGGCTGCCCGAGGGGACGGTCGTCGCCACCATTGTCCGCGACGGGCAGCCCACCGTGCCGGACCCTTCGACACTGCTCCGGCCCGGCGACGAACTCCTGCTCGTCTCGCACACCGCGACCGAGCAGGAGATCCATGAGGCGTTCCACTGA
- a CDS encoding potassium channel family protein → MKVIVVGCGRVGNALAGLLASEGHDVEVVDRRLKAARRLPDSPRIRFHQGNGFSRAVLRKAGIENADAFVAVTSGDNSNIVSARTARETYRVPIVLARIYDPRRADIYRELGIPTIASVRWTVHQIHRMLLHRHLSPELGFGNGETLLVRSEVPDYLIGRRLAEFDVDGEIRVIEVTRGGRSLIPSHGTPAEEGDLVTFAVAADALSRLGGFLDKELGT, encoded by the coding sequence GTGAAGGTGATCGTCGTCGGCTGCGGACGGGTGGGCAACGCGCTCGCCGGTCTGCTCGCCTCGGAAGGGCACGACGTGGAGGTGGTCGACCGGCGCCTCAAGGCCGCCCGTCGCCTGCCCGACAGCCCCCGCATCCGCTTTCACCAGGGCAACGGCTTCAGCCGGGCGGTGCTGCGGAAGGCCGGGATCGAGAATGCGGACGCCTTCGTCGCCGTGACCTCCGGGGACAACAGCAACATCGTCAGCGCGCGCACGGCGAGGGAGACCTACCGGGTGCCGATCGTCCTCGCCCGTATCTACGACCCCCGCCGGGCCGACATCTACCGCGAACTGGGGATCCCCACCATCGCCAGCGTCCGCTGGACGGTGCACCAGATCCACCGCATGCTGCTGCATCGCCACCTGAGCCCCGAACTCGGCTTCGGCAACGGGGAGACCCTGCTCGTCCGTTCCGAGGTGCCCGACTATCTCATCGGGCGGCGGCTGGCCGAGTTCGATGTCGACGGTGAGATCCGTGTCATCGAGGTCACCCGCGGGGGCCGCTCGCTGATCCCCTCGCACGGCACGCCGGCGGAGGAGGGCGATCTGGTCACCTTCGCCGTGGCCGCCGACGCCCTGAGCAGGTTGGGCGGCTTTCTCGACAAGGAGCTGGGAACGTGA
- a CDS encoding cation-translocating P-type ATPase — translation MRTAVDPPAQGGGEDESAGAPTGSSPRSTAVRELAAEDVFAALDSSQRGLSAVRAHDRLQRYGANELPRARRRPVWRQLGAQFTDLFAVVLIVASGITFLAYRLGEPRDIGTLQLAVAILGVVVLNAGIGFAQEYSAERTAQALEAMVPHTCRVLRAGERQEVSARDLVPGDVVVLEAGDAVPADCRVVEAHELAVNNAPLTGESNAVSRTAAPVAGGAPLDARNCVFMGTDAVAGSGRAVVFATGGETEFGRIYRLAAAAPRQKTPLQIQVASMARRVAGLALAIGALMFAVRLPTGQSVVTSFVFALGVMVAMVPEGLPATLSVSLAIGVRRMARRHALIKQLLAVEALGSTTVVCTDKTGTLTQAEMTVTQVWAGGAPHPVAGVGYTPSGEVFDAAPVRELLRVAALCCNARLVPPGCSDRPGSRERWRVLGDTTEGALLVVAAKAGTDLGAEEEAAPRVTEFPFDSDRKLMTTVHKNGATYQACVKGAPGELVARCTEVEWEGRRGPLTAEDRAAVVAAGDALASRGLRVLAVARRELDSPRPAQAEAESALTLLGLVGMLDPPRPEVTDAVTAVRRAGIRIVMVTGDHPLTGEAVARRVGIVRRPDPVVATGSRLDAMDDEALDTLLAEPSELLLCRVSPEHKMRVVTAFQRRGEVVAVTGDGANDAPALKHADIGVAMGASGTDVAREAASMVLLDDSFASIAAAVRLGRAVYQNIRKFLVYLFSHNIGELVPILAATFAGFPLVPISAVQILAIDLGSDVLPALALGAEPPEPDVMDRPPRSRGERLFSGAVVGRILFLGGIQAACVTAVFFWHVVASGIPFDDFTKDTPVYREAITMVQAGIVLSQFFNALAVRTDRQSVLKVGILSNPPLLAAGGFGVALMVAISYAPPLQAVFNTAPLDAADWALLAGLGTLPLLADEARKAWLRRAGPAKGAPR, via the coding sequence ATGCGCACCGCCGTGGACCCGCCGGCGCAGGGCGGAGGCGAGGACGAGTCGGCCGGAGCCCCGACCGGCTCGAGTCCACGTTCCACCGCGGTGCGGGAACTCGCCGCCGAAGACGTCTTCGCCGCGCTGGACTCGTCACAGCGCGGGCTGTCGGCGGTGCGGGCACACGACCGCCTGCAGCGGTACGGAGCCAATGAACTGCCCCGCGCCCGCCGCCGCCCCGTATGGCGGCAGCTGGGGGCACAGTTCACGGACCTCTTCGCGGTGGTGCTGATCGTCGCGTCGGGGATCACCTTCCTGGCGTACCGGCTTGGCGAGCCGCGCGACATCGGCACGTTGCAGCTGGCGGTGGCGATCCTGGGCGTTGTGGTGTTGAACGCCGGTATCGGCTTCGCCCAGGAGTACTCGGCCGAACGGACGGCTCAGGCGCTGGAGGCGATGGTGCCCCACACCTGCCGGGTACTGCGCGCAGGCGAACGGCAGGAGGTGTCCGCCCGTGATCTGGTCCCGGGTGACGTGGTGGTGCTGGAGGCCGGAGACGCCGTTCCGGCGGATTGCCGGGTGGTCGAGGCGCACGAGCTGGCGGTGAACAACGCGCCGCTGACCGGCGAGAGCAACGCCGTGAGCCGCACGGCCGCCCCGGTGGCGGGCGGAGCGCCCCTGGACGCCCGCAACTGCGTGTTCATGGGCACGGATGCGGTCGCCGGTTCCGGGCGAGCCGTCGTCTTCGCCACCGGCGGGGAGACCGAGTTCGGGCGGATCTACCGGCTGGCCGCGGCTGCTCCGCGGCAGAAGACACCGCTGCAGATCCAGGTGGCCTCCATGGCCCGGCGGGTGGCGGGGCTGGCCCTGGCGATCGGGGCGTTGATGTTCGCCGTCCGGCTGCCCACTGGGCAGTCCGTGGTGACCTCCTTCGTGTTCGCTTTGGGGGTGATGGTGGCGATGGTGCCGGAAGGGCTGCCGGCCACCCTCTCGGTGTCCCTGGCGATCGGCGTACGGCGCATGGCGCGTCGGCACGCCCTGATCAAGCAGTTGCTCGCAGTGGAGGCCCTCGGGTCGACCACGGTGGTGTGCACCGACAAGACCGGGACGCTCACCCAGGCGGAGATGACCGTCACCCAGGTGTGGGCGGGAGGTGCGCCGCATCCGGTGGCCGGGGTGGGCTACACCCCGAGCGGCGAGGTCTTCGACGCGGCGCCGGTGCGGGAACTGCTGAGGGTGGCCGCCCTGTGCTGCAACGCTCGACTGGTCCCGCCCGGGTGTTCCGATCGCCCCGGGAGCCGGGAGCGCTGGCGGGTGCTCGGCGACACCACCGAGGGCGCGCTCCTCGTCGTCGCGGCCAAAGCCGGGACGGACCTCGGGGCAGAGGAGGAGGCGGCGCCCCGGGTGACGGAGTTCCCCTTCGACTCGGACCGCAAGCTCATGACGACGGTGCACAAGAACGGTGCCACTTACCAGGCGTGCGTGAAGGGGGCGCCGGGGGAGCTGGTGGCGCGCTGCACCGAGGTGGAGTGGGAAGGGAGGCGCGGGCCGCTCACCGCGGAGGACCGGGCGGCCGTCGTCGCGGCGGGTGACGCGCTCGCGTCGCGGGGACTGAGGGTGCTGGCCGTGGCGCGGCGGGAACTGGACTCGCCCCGTCCCGCGCAGGCCGAGGCCGAGTCCGCGCTGACCCTGCTGGGGCTGGTCGGCATGCTCGATCCGCCGCGTCCGGAGGTCACCGACGCGGTCACCGCCGTCCGCCGGGCCGGCATCCGTATCGTCATGGTCACCGGCGACCATCCGCTGACCGGGGAGGCCGTGGCCCGCCGGGTGGGGATCGTCCGGCGGCCGGATCCGGTCGTGGCGACGGGTAGCCGACTCGACGCCATGGACGACGAGGCGCTCGACACCCTGCTCGCAGAGCCGTCGGAGCTCCTGCTGTGCCGGGTCAGCCCGGAGCACAAGATGCGTGTGGTCACCGCCTTCCAACGCAGGGGCGAGGTGGTGGCGGTCACCGGGGACGGCGCGAACGACGCCCCCGCCCTCAAACACGCGGACATCGGTGTGGCGATGGGAGCGTCGGGCACCGACGTGGCCCGCGAGGCGGCCTCGATGGTCCTGCTCGACGACTCCTTCGCGTCCATCGCCGCGGCGGTGCGGCTCGGTCGGGCCGTGTACCAGAACATCCGCAAGTTCCTCGTCTACCTCTTCAGCCACAACATCGGGGAGCTGGTTCCGATCCTGGCCGCGACCTTCGCCGGATTCCCTCTGGTGCCCATCAGCGCGGTGCAGATCCTGGCCATCGACCTGGGCTCCGACGTGCTGCCCGCGCTGGCCCTGGGAGCGGAGCCACCCGAGCCCGATGTGATGGACCGCCCGCCCCGCTCCCGGGGGGAGCGGTTGTTCTCGGGCGCCGTGGTCGGGCGGATCCTGTTCCTCGGCGGCATCCAGGCGGCATGCGTCACCGCCGTCTTCTTCTGGCACGTCGTCGCCTCGGGCATCCCGTTCGACGACTTCACCAAGGACACGCCCGTCTACCGGGAGGCGATCACCATGGTCCAGGCGGGGATCGTGCTCAGCCAGTTCTTCAACGCGCTCGCGGTGCGCACCGACCGACAGAGCGTCCTGAAGGTGGGGATCCTGTCCAATCCGCCCCTGCTTGCGGCAGGGGGCTTCGGCGTGGCCCTGATGGTCGCGATCAGTTACGCGCCGCCGCTGCAGGCCGTCTTCAACACGGCCCCGCTCGACGCCGCCGACTGGGCGCTTCTGGCCGGGCTCGGCACTCTGCCCCTGCTCGCGGACGAGGCCCGCAAGGCGTGGCTGCGCCGCGCCGGCCCTGCGAAGGGAGCCCCACGGTGA
- a CDS encoding 6-phosphofructokinase, which produces MRVGVLTGGGDCPGLNAVIRSVVRKGVDAYGFDFVGFRDGWLGLLRDVVLPLDVARVRGILPRGGTILGSSRTNPFTHEDGLRRMQDTLAAHDVDALVVIGGEDTLGVATELSRHGVPLVGVPKTIDNDVCGTDYTFGFDTAVGIATEAIDRLHTTAESHMRALVVEVMGRHSGWIALHAGVAGGGNVILIPERPFDIDQVCEQVQNRFKINYAPIVVVAEGAAPKEGQVVLKDQSRDEFDHVRLSGVGEWLAREISERTGKDARTTVLGHVQRGGTPSAFDRWLATRFGLHAIDAVKDGDFGVMVALQGTRIVRVPLAEATAKNKLVDPSLYDEFEVFFG; this is translated from the coding sequence ATGAGGGTCGGAGTACTGACCGGCGGCGGTGACTGCCCCGGCCTGAACGCCGTGATCCGCAGTGTCGTCCGCAAAGGCGTCGACGCGTACGGCTTCGACTTCGTCGGGTTTCGGGACGGCTGGCTCGGCCTGCTCCGGGATGTCGTCCTGCCGCTGGACGTCGCCAGGGTGCGGGGGATCCTCCCCCGCGGCGGCACCATCCTCGGCTCCTCACGCACCAACCCGTTCACCCACGAGGACGGGCTGCGTCGCATGCAGGACACCCTTGCCGCGCACGACGTCGACGCGCTCGTCGTGATCGGCGGCGAGGACACCCTCGGCGTGGCCACCGAACTGAGCCGTCACGGGGTCCCCCTGGTCGGCGTGCCGAAGACCATCGACAACGACGTCTGCGGCACCGACTACACCTTCGGCTTCGACACCGCGGTCGGTATCGCGACCGAGGCCATCGACCGGCTCCACACCACCGCCGAGTCCCACATGCGCGCCCTGGTGGTGGAGGTCATGGGTCGCCACTCCGGGTGGATCGCCCTGCACGCCGGCGTCGCGGGCGGCGGCAACGTGATCCTCATCCCGGAACGGCCCTTCGACATCGATCAGGTATGTGAGCAGGTGCAGAACAGATTCAAGATCAACTATGCGCCGATCGTCGTGGTGGCCGAGGGAGCCGCCCCGAAGGAGGGGCAGGTGGTCCTCAAAGACCAGTCGCGGGACGAGTTCGACCACGTGCGGCTGTCCGGCGTCGGCGAGTGGCTGGCCCGCGAGATCTCGGAACGCACTGGCAAGGACGCCCGCACCACAGTTCTCGGGCATGTTCAGCGCGGCGGCACCCCCAGCGCCTTCGACCGCTGGCTGGCCACACGCTTCGGGCTGCACGCCATCGACGCGGTCAAGGACGGCGACTTCGGCGTCATGGTCGCCCTGCAGGGCACCCGGATCGTCCGCGTCCCCCTCGCCGAGGCCACGGCGAAGAACAAACTCGTCGATCCGTCGCTGTACGACGAGTTCGAGGTCTTCTTCGGCTGA
- a CDS encoding CBS domain-containing protein, translating into MWHRMVSDLMTTSVVRVNRDTGFKEIAKQLAEYGITAVPVVDDGERVVGVVSEADLLRKEAAHLDPAGLLPVLHAKPASRAKAEATTAEGLMNSPAVTARPQWTAVEAAQVMERHHVKRLPVVDEGGRLVGVISRADLLRVFLRGDSAIREEICGEILLRTLGIMPDAITVRVVDGRVSLKGTVERKSLIPVAIRLCQGVDGVVDVSAELLHRIDDTVEELVSDASRRAGLAP; encoded by the coding sequence ATGTGGCACAGGATGGTGAGCGACCTCATGACCACTTCGGTCGTCCGGGTGAACCGGGACACCGGCTTCAAGGAGATCGCCAAGCAGCTTGCCGAGTACGGCATCACCGCCGTACCCGTCGTCGACGACGGCGAGCGCGTCGTGGGCGTGGTCTCCGAGGCGGACCTGCTGCGCAAGGAGGCCGCACACCTGGATCCCGCGGGCCTGTTGCCGGTCCTGCACGCGAAGCCCGCTTCCCGCGCGAAGGCGGAGGCGACGACCGCCGAGGGGCTGATGAACAGCCCCGCCGTGACCGCGAGGCCGCAGTGGACGGCGGTGGAGGCCGCGCAGGTCATGGAGCGCCACCACGTCAAACGGCTGCCGGTGGTCGACGAAGGCGGCAGGCTGGTCGGTGTGATCAGCAGGGCCGACCTGCTGCGGGTCTTCCTGCGGGGAGACAGCGCCATCCGGGAGGAGATCTGCGGGGAGATCCTTCTGCGCACCCTCGGCATCATGCCCGACGCGATCACGGTGCGCGTCGTGGACGGCCGTGTCTCCCTGAAGGGCACCGTCGAGCGCAAGTCCCTCATCCCCGTCGCCATTCGCCTGTGCCAGGGCGTGGACGGAGTCGTCGACGTCTCCGCGGAGCTGCTCCACCGGATCGACGACACCGTCGAGGAACTCGTGTCCGACGCGTCACGCCGCGCCGGACTGGCCCCCTGA